In Pyrodictium occultum, the genomic window ATCATTCCGTTTTAGCAGGTCTATCCTGCCCTTGAGTATATACTCCTCCCCATCTATAATGTACTTCCTCTCTATGGGCACCTCCGTCTCCCATCCCCGGCTGGCGAGAAGGGAGCCCAGGCCCGCGTGGACTAAATCGCCGAGGACTAGGGAGGGCTCGAACCGGAAGCTGAGCAGGGGGAATTGCAGCCTCATTACCCGTTTATAGCTGCATGATACGAGGTCGGTCACATAAACCACTCGGGGATCTGTCATCTCGCGCAGCCTTTCGCTGAAGTCGCGCTGCTTAGCCTTGTAGAGCTCACTAACTATACCC contains:
- the cas4 gene encoding CRISPR-associated protein Cas4 — translated: MGIVSELYKAKQRDFSERLREMTDPRVVYVTDLVSCSYKRVMRLQFPLLSFRFEPSLVLGDLVHAGLGSLLASRGWETEVPIERKYIIDGEEYILKGRIDLLKRNDDGKPHTIVEIKTSRELPENSPREHHIMQLRIYMELTGAKRGYLLYVTPDRLVEFEVEPSSVDVEALLRETIYNLRAPRYDWECRYCSYRKICPFARLGRHS